From one Micrococcales bacterium genomic stretch:
- the thrC gene encoding threonine synthase yields the protein MARIWRGVIAEYADRLPLEPCGPVVELGEGGTPCIPAPVLSQMVGAQVWLKYEGMNPTGSFKDRGMTVAISAALASGTKAVICASTGNTSASAAAYAGRAGLTCAVLVPDGKIAMGKLSQAVAHGGKLLQVDGNFDDCLVAALKLSEAYPVELVNSVNPYRIAGQKTAAFEVVDALGDAPDIHVLPVGNAGNITAYWAGYTEYAANGPASQTPQMWGFQAAGAAPIVLGHPVAQPETIATAIRIGNPASWKQAVAARDESGGLIETVTDAEILAAHRLLSQRHGVFVEPASAAGVAGLLNLAKEGRVPSEARIVITVTGHGLKDPNWALLDADGNEVQPQRIQSDVVSIAQALNLED from the coding sequence GTGGCGCGAATCTGGCGCGGGGTGATCGCGGAGTATGCCGACCGCTTGCCTCTTGAGCCGTGCGGCCCGGTGGTCGAGCTGGGCGAGGGCGGTACGCCCTGTATCCCAGCGCCGGTGCTCAGCCAAATGGTCGGTGCCCAGGTCTGGCTGAAGTATGAAGGCATGAACCCAACCGGTTCGTTCAAAGACCGAGGCATGACAGTGGCCATATCAGCTGCCCTGGCCTCCGGTACCAAGGCGGTTATCTGCGCCTCAACCGGCAACACTTCAGCCTCAGCCGCAGCCTATGCCGGCCGGGCCGGGCTAACCTGCGCCGTGCTGGTGCCAGACGGCAAAATCGCCATGGGCAAGCTGTCTCAGGCGGTAGCGCATGGTGGCAAGCTGCTCCAGGTAGACGGCAATTTCGACGACTGCCTGGTGGCGGCTCTGAAGCTATCAGAGGCTTACCCAGTCGAGTTGGTCAACTCCGTCAACCCATATCGCATTGCCGGTCAGAAGACCGCCGCCTTTGAGGTGGTCGACGCTTTGGGTGACGCGCCAGACATTCACGTCTTGCCTGTCGGTAACGCGGGCAATATCACCGCCTATTGGGCCGGCTACACCGAATACGCCGCCAACGGTCCGGCCAGTCAGACCCCACAAATGTGGGGTTTCCAGGCTGCCGGCGCCGCCCCAATTGTCTTGGGCCACCCGGTGGCACAGCCGGAGACAATTGCCACGGCCATTAGAATTGGCAATCCAGCCTCCTGGAAACAGGCTGTGGCAGCTCGGGATGAATCGGGTGGCCTGATCGAAACGGTGACGGATGCCGAGATTCTGGCGGCCCACCGGCTGCTATCCCAACGCCATGGCGTCTTTGTCGAACCGGCTAGTGCCGCCGGCGTGGCTGGACTGCTCAACCTGGCCAAGGAAGGACGGGTGCCGTCAGAGGCCCGAATTGTCATTACCGTTACCGGCCACGGTCTAAAGGACCCGAACTGGGCCTTGTTGGACGCCGATGGCAACGAGGTTCAGCCGCAACGCATCCAAAGCGATGTGGTCTCGATTGCCCAGGCCTTGAATCTGGAGGACTGA
- the thrH gene encoding bifunctional phosphoserine phosphatase/homoserine phosphotransferase ThrH → MEVMCFDLEGVLVPEIWINVALETGIDELKLTTRDVPDYDELMAYRLRILDQHQLRIDDIKQVIARLKPLDGAVEFLAWVRRNFQVVILSDTFYDFAEPLIAQLDHPMLCCHNLEIAPDGRITNWLIRLPRHKMETVKALKALNFTVFAAGDSYNDTDMLIEADTGYLFTPPPNVIAEFPQLPVVNTFEALKAELIRASSRKLTA, encoded by the coding sequence ATGGAGGTCATGTGCTTTGACCTGGAAGGGGTTCTGGTACCCGAAATCTGGATCAATGTGGCCCTAGAGACCGGTATTGATGAGCTCAAACTGACCACCCGAGATGTACCGGACTACGACGAACTAATGGCCTACCGGCTGCGTATCCTTGACCAGCACCAGCTGCGGATCGACGACATTAAGCAAGTCATTGCCCGCCTAAAGCCCCTCGACGGAGCCGTTGAGTTTCTGGCCTGGGTGCGGCGCAACTTTCAGGTCGTCATCCTGTCTGACACTTTCTACGACTTTGCCGAACCGCTAATCGCCCAGCTTGACCATCCAATGCTGTGTTGCCACAACCTCGAAATTGCCCCTGACGGGCGCATTACCAACTGGCTGATCCGGTTGCCGCGCCACAAAATGGAAACAGTCAAGGCGCTCAAAGCCCTCAATTTCACCGTCTTCGCTGCCGGCGATTCCTATAACGACACCGACATGCTGATCGAGGCCGATACCGGCTACCTCTTCACCCCGCCGCCAAACGTCATTGCCGAGTTCCCGCAGCTACCGGTGGTCAACACCTTTGAGGCGCTCAAGGCCGAGTTGATCCGAGCCTCGTCCAGGAAACTGACGGCCTAG
- a CDS encoding HAD-IA family hydrolase, with protein sequence MGKHAAEPGGSMLADADGVLFDLDGVLTPTAELHRRAWAATFTAFFRAHLVEPAYAEADYFAHIDGKPRFAGVMDMLAARQLSLPFGDPTDPPGDGTICAVGNSKNQAFNAILQADPVAPYPGATDLLDALARQNKPVAIVSSSANAKQVLRAAELLDRFDVIVDGQVATAEELAGKPAPDTFVWAARRLGLYPLACAVVEDAIAGVAAARAGGFGLVVGVDRGTGEAALRANGADLVVTSLTQLLHGPTTS encoded by the coding sequence ATGGGGAAACACGCGGCGGAGCCAGGTGGATCAATGCTGGCTGACGCAGACGGTGTCCTTTTTGACCTCGATGGCGTGCTGACGCCAACTGCCGAGCTGCACCGCCGGGCTTGGGCCGCCACCTTTACGGCCTTTTTCCGGGCCCACCTGGTCGAACCCGCCTACGCCGAAGCCGACTACTTCGCTCACATTGACGGCAAACCGCGGTTTGCCGGCGTCATGGATATGCTGGCGGCTCGCCAATTGTCGCTGCCCTTCGGCGACCCGACCGACCCGCCCGGAGACGGCACCATCTGTGCCGTGGGCAACTCGAAGAACCAAGCCTTCAACGCCATCCTGCAGGCCGATCCGGTAGCACCGTATCCAGGTGCCACCGACTTGCTGGACGCGCTGGCTAGGCAAAACAAGCCAGTTGCGATCGTCTCAAGTTCCGCCAACGCTAAACAGGTGCTCCGGGCGGCCGAACTACTAGATCGTTTTGACGTCATTGTTGATGGGCAAGTCGCCACGGCAGAGGAACTGGCCGGAAAACCGGCACCTGACACCTTTGTCTGGGCAGCCCGTCGCCTTGGCCTGTACCCACTGGCCTGTGCCGTGGTTGAAGACGCCATCGCCGGGGTGGCGGCAGCGCGGGCCGGAGGCTTCGGACTGGTGGTGGGGGTCGACCGGGGTACTGGCGAGGCAGCACTTAGAGCCAACGGGGCCGACCTAGTGGTAACCTCCCTGACTCAGTTGCTTCACGGCCCAACCACCAGCTGA